The following nucleotide sequence is from Melioribacteraceae bacterium.
ATCTAAAACAGAAATACCATTTGCCGTGCTGAGAAAAAGATGATTGTTAAATTCAACGATACCGAATATCACAGAATTACCAAGTCCGTGCTGCTCCGATATTAATTCGAAAGTCCCATCATCACGATTAAATTTATTCAATCCGCCGCCGGTTCCAATCCATAGATTTCCATAAGCATCTTCGCAATAACTAAAAACATAATTGTTTGATATTGTATTAGGGATTTCCGGATCATTTCTAAAAATCCTAAACGTATTTGTCTTTGGATCGTATTGATTCAAACCGTTATATGTCCCGGCATAGATATAACCTTTTGCATCCTCATAGAGAGATAAAATTGTATTGCCGGTAATATCATTATTGATTGCGGGATCATCAGTAAGCCGTATAACTTTATCAGTTGTTTTGTCAATTTTGTTTAATCCGAAATTTGTTCCTGCCCAAATATTGTTTGAGCTATCTATCAATAAACAAATTATTGGTCCGGCTGTTAATGAATTTTCTTCTTGGGGATTATGAGTAAAATGTTTTTCAATATTGAGAGAATTATCCGTCAAATATAAACCGGAATTTGTACCAATTAAAAAGTTGGTTTCAGAAATTTGCTTAATCGAAAAAATCGATTTGTTTAAGAAGTAGTTCTCGAAGGAATTGTTTTGTTTATTGTGCTTTGATAAACCTGCATTTGTACCGATTAATAATTCATTATCATTAACCGGTAATATTGAGCTGACAATATTACCGGGCAATTTAGTTAAGTCATGTTCATTATAGTTAATTGATTTGAAAACATTCTCACGGGAAAATATTTTATTTATTCCACCGGTATATGATCCAATCCAAATTGTTCCTTCGCGATCTTCAACTATAGAAACTACCGCCCCTCTATGAATTTTATTTTTTCCCGTATCGGAAGAAGAAAATATATGTACTTGCTCTAATTCGTAGTTTAATACTGCAACAATTCCAAGCGAACCGAACCATACATTGTTTTTAGAATCGACAAAAATTTCAGTAATATTTTGAATTGAGTTTATTTCGGGGAACTTATCGGAAATTACTTCATGTTCGTGAGTGCTTTCATCATAGCGAATTATTTTTCCGTCAGAGTAGATCCATGCAATATGATTTTTAAAGTAAACTGAACGAACTTTGTCTAAATCCAAAACTTCAAAGGAATATTTGCTGAATGAATTTGAGATGTCATTGTATTTGTAAAGCGTATAAGATTTTGAAATTAAGAAAATCTCGCCGGAAGAGTTTATTGCAAACTTTTTTTCTCCATTTACCTCATCGTTGTTCTCAAAATCATTTACGAAAATGGAAGAACCATTTTTTTGATCAAGAACTATTATTCCATAATTATCTGTAGCAATCAATATTTTCCCATTTTCAGACTGCTTTATATCCCAGACAATTCCATTGCATTCATCAACTAAATTCAGCGAGGAAGGGGTGTACCTTGTGAACTTGTTCTTCTTTATATCGAATTTGTTAAAACCGCCTCCAAAAGTTGCAATCCAAAAATTTCCATCTCTATCTTCGAAAATTTTTGTCACATCATCGTTTGATAATGAATTCTTATTGTTCGGTTCGTGACGGTAAACATTTGTGTGAGCACCCATGTAGTGGACTAAACCGTACATGGTTCCAAACCAAAGAAAACCTTTACTATCTTTATAAATATTATATACAGTTTGGTGAGAGATGCCTTCTTCAAATGAAAATGACGAGACCTGTAGATTTTGAAAGACATGATCATTTTTTGCAGTAAGAAAAATTGCGAGGATGATAAATAGAAATACTAAAGTGATTTTATTCATTGTCCATAATGTGTTAATTATGGCAATAATATAAAGCATTAGAATGAAAAATGAATCACCCGAATGGGGTAGTTATAATCCAAACGGAATTTTACCGGTAAGTTTTAGAACTCCCTTTAAACATTTATGGGGGAAATCAACTTTACCAACGTACATCATCGGGCATCCGCGCGGAATTAATTCAATGTCGTTTTCATTACAGTATCTCTCAGCTTCACTATTATAACTTCCGTTACCGATTGAACTATGGATCCACGCATATTTGATTCCGGCTTCTTTGCAATCTTTCAAAACACTCATCGTAACCGAAGGAGACGTATTGATGAAAACTCCATCAACAGGTGAAGGAATTGATTTTAAATTAGGATAACATTTATCGCCCTCAATCTCAACCGCATTAGGATTAACGGCAAAAACATTATACCCGTTATCTTTGAATTTCTTATAGATGATGTTCCCTGTTTCGGTCGCGGGTTTTCTTGAAACTCCGGCGACGGCAATATTTTTTAGTGAAATAAACTTTTGGATTCTTTCATTAATTGGATTCATTTTTATGCCGGTCTGTTGTCTGCGGATAAATCTTTTATTGGTTCTCTGGCTTCAAGTAAATTCTTGACATTTTTGATATCGAGCACCCACTTGTTTAAATAAGAGATTAAATTCTCTGTATAAATTCTCGATTGTTCAAAATCCTGAGTTGCCGGTTTATGCTCGATTGCATCAATCAAATCAGAATAAACATCATTAAGAATTAGTATTTCATTTTCGAATTCATTGTTCATAAGTTCACCTTGTCTTTATCAATTTACTAAACAAAAATAACACAACTAAAAAATAAAGACAAGAATGACTTTTTATAATTCTCTTGCAACAACAACAACTTCTTTAAATGTATCGGTTGTTCCGCTTGCACTATTCAAAGCTTCGATAAACAAAATATATATTCCTATTTTAAGCGGTTGACCGTCATCACTGTAACCATCAAATATAATTGAACCTTGACTTCCCCAAATATTGTCTTCGTTTATTGTCCGGACTTTTCTTCCTTTTGAATCAAACACTTTTATTTGAATTGAAGTTACCTCGCGCGGAAGATTGTAATTTATAATTACGAAATCTTCATATCCATCTCCGTCGGGAGAAAATGGATTTGGTGTGACGGAAATAGTTTTATTAGATGATTTGTTGTCAATAAAAATTGAATTTGATTTACCCGGAGTTGCGCCCTCACTTGCAACCGATGTTGACCAATTGTTGTTATCGTTTCCATCCAAGAAAGGATTGATTCTTTCCAAACTTTTATTTCGTGTTGAAATTGTTTTTTGATTATGCCAAGAATTTTCGTAATGAACAGAATCAACAGTATTTCCGAATGCATCGGTAATGATAACTAAATCATCCGAGTTGTTGAGACTTAAATTTCTGTTCGCAATTATTAGCTGATTAAAAGCACTTAGCTCGGGATAATTAATTAGTATTGAAGAATCTCCCGCAACAATAAAATATGATTTAGGAGAAACCACGAAGCTCGTTCTACTTAGATTAGTCCTATTGTTTGATTCATCTGCAACAATCCAATTTGCAATTTCTATGAATTCATCAGAGGTATTAAAAAATTCTATGAACTCGGAATTATCGGTTTCCGGGTTAAACATAATTTCATTAATTACAATTTTCTTTTCATCAATTGGAGTCACATTTACAGTTGAGTTTGAAATCCCGGGTGTAGAACCACCAAGCATAATTGAAGGAAGCCAGTTTGATCTATCGTTTGTTGGTAATGCCAGAGAAATTCTTTCTAAAGAAATTCCGGCTCCTGCACCCCAAGAAGAAAAATATTTCAGACTATCTATGAGGGCACCTCTAAAATCAAAAATTGTTACAATGTCTTCCGTAGTGTTCATCGTTCCGAAATCGACTTGAAAAATATGTACACCGGGCATTGGTTGAAATTTACCGCCTGAGGTATCATCTGCAACAATTATATATTCACCCGGCAGAATAGTAATATCTTGATCGGTTATTGTTCTTGGTGAATTGTAAGTACTTCCTTCGGCAATTTTCCAATCTTTGATATTAATACTCGTGTTGGTCGCGTTTATAAGCTCAACCCACTCTGTGCCATCGCTAGTCGGGGCATACAATACTTCATTAATGAGGACCGATGAAGGAGAATAACCCGAATAAAAAGTTTTTGTTAAACTATTATTTGCTTGGTCTTCATCTAAAGCATAAACAATCGTTGCTTTTGCAGTAAAGCTTTCCTGCATTTGGAAGTACGAAGAAACAGTAATCAAATCTGTTTGTCCAGCAGCTAGTGTTTGACCTTGAAACTCTTCATAAACTCCAAAGTCCGCTTCGAAAATTACAGTGTACTGATTTGCTTCGAACAAACCGTTATTTGTGATATACATGGATATGGAAATCTCATCACCGAGTTCCGGAAAACTTGGTTGAATGAAAATATCATCTACGAGCAAATCATAATTTTTGGGGATTCTGCTGTTGATAAATCCGGGAGTTCCTCGTTGCGGTGAAATTGAATAATTCCAGTTCGCGGGATCAATGGAACTGCCGTCATAATCTAATCTTTCGATAGAGTGTCCCGCTCGTTTTGAAAATTGATTATTATAAAAAACCGAATCGATTGTTTCATCGAAACGATTATAAATAACAACTCCATCATCAGTATTATTAAGTGTCGCAAAGTTTAATAAAATTACATCTTCTGACAAATTGGGATGATAACCAAAAATCCCCGAGTCTTTCGATAGCACGACAAACTTACCCGGTTCGATGTAAAAATTTTCTCTAATGATTGTTGTAGAAACCGGATTAGTTATCACATCAGATACTTGCCAATCTCTTAAGTTAATAGTGTTAGTCGAGTTGTTATAAAGTTCGATCCATTCGGGTTCGTCATCTTGCGGATTAAACATTATTTCATTTATAATAATAGAAAGCGGTGCCGCTGCAGATGAAACAAATAACAAAGATGAATTATTAGAAAAATCCTGATCAACTTCATAATTAGCTTCAGCGATAAAAAACTTTTCTCCTTCAAAAGATTCAATTCTATAATTGAAATTATATGTCTGCCAATTTCCGGCAATTAAATTTTCTACTTGCAGAGTTTCCAACAAATTAAGTTTATCACCTTCTGTATTTGATTCATAGAGGCTGACAACAAAGGAAGCAATGTTTAGTCCAAGGTTAGCTAGATCAATTGAAAATGTAACCGGTTCGCCAATTATTGGCTGCTGGGGATTGCTGTAAAAATCAATTACAGCCACATCATAATCTTTAGGTGCCGAAGAATTTAATCTGCCCGGAGTCCCGTTGCTGGGATCAGTTGATGTTACCCAATTTGATTGATCGGAAGAATTACCAAAAGGATTAATTCGTTCTAGAGATTTTCCTCCGGTTCCTCCCCAAGTGGATGAGTATTCAAGAGAATCTATAATTCTTGTATAATTATCGAGCAGCATAATTCTATCATCTGAATTATTTAGCGTAGGGAAGGAACGAACAATTACTTGCGATGGAATATCATATAGCTGAGTTATTATGCTGTCGCGCGAAATGACTAGATATGAATCCGGCTGCAATAAAATGTTTTGTGTACTAATCGTTACAGTATCATTTAAATCGGCAATTTTAAAATCCCGCAATTGAAAAGCTGTTGCAGAGGAATTATAGATTTCAATCCACTCCGGATAAGGAGCGGTTGGAGCATACATAAATTCATTAATAACAATTTGATCGCGTTCAACGTTAGGTTTAACAATCTCCTTTTGCAGAAATAGAGAATCATTTGTTGGGTAAGTATCTTCTTGATGATTTATTACCGCAAGCATGCTAATGTTACCGATTGAACTAAAAGTATAATTAAATTCTCTGGATATTTCTTGATTCGATTCAAAATCAATTTCGGTAAACTGTGCAATAATTTCATCTTCGGTAAAAAGTTCATCATTGTTAGAATCGAGATATACATTTAAGTTCGCATCTTGTAGGCTGCTTGTTCCTAAGTTCACTATATTTACTTCGAATGAAGAAATTTCATCTACAAAAAGAAATGAACTAGTTGAATTGAAATATGTAATTGCTAAATCAAATTCTCTCGGTATAACTGAATTAACTTTACCGGGAGTTCCGCCTTTCGGATCAATCGATTCAGACCAATTGCTTTGTAAAGTACTTGGCAAATTAACATCTATTCTTTCCAATGATTTACCGCTTGATCCGCCCCAAGAGCTTGTATAGGATAGTGAATCGATTACAAACATATTTTCGTTCATTAACAGAACGTCATCGCCGGGATTATTTAAAACAGGTAAATTCATTTCAATAATTTTTGATGGGATAGAATAAAAATTTACAATTGAGGAATCCTTAGTCAATACAATATATTCACCCGGTTCAATTATTGTAGGTAATGTTGTTATAACCGAAGAACTTGTCGCATCACCTAATTGCCAGTTAGTTAACAAATAAGAAGTTTCTGATCTATTATAAATCTCAACCCATTCAGGTTGTCCGCTTGAAGGAGCATACATAATTTCATTAATAACTATATCATTATAGTCCGGAGGTGGAGGGAATACAGTGAACTCATAAATTAATTCGTTGTTAGAGTTATCCTCATCTGCACCGAAAACAACCAACCCAATTAACTGAACATTCCCTACATTAAAAGCACCAAGATTGAATTGCTCAACAAGTGAATCACCCGAAGCCAGATTTCCTCTAGTAAATGATTGAATCAATTCTTCGGGCTGAGGAGTTGAGTCATAATTAATATCATTGTACAATCTCACAATAAATGAGTTTGCTGAATTCTGTCCACGATTTTCAACTAACACATTTGCCGTCAGTTCGTTGCTTTCAATAACCGGTTGCGGAGAAATCGTTATCGAACTAAGAGAAAGATCAAATTCTTTTGGTGCAAGAGAATTAACATTACCGGGTGTTGCCCTATTTGAACTGACTGATGTTCCCCAGTTTTCTTGATCATGGCTTGGAGAATCGTATTTAATTCTTTCAAGTGACCGTCCTCCTGTTCCACCCCAAGAACTTTTGAAGGTGAGTGAATCAATAATAGAAGATGTTCCATCAAGTAAAACTGCTCTATCTCCCGGATCATTTAATGCCGGCAAGTTGAACACAATAATTTTAGCATCAATATCAAAATAATCAGAAATGGTTTCATCCTTTGCTAAGACAACAAATTCACCCGGTTCTATAATTATTGGATCGACTGTTATAATTACCGGATCAACTAAGCTTGCATCGGAAAATTTCCAATTTGCTAAACTATAGGAGTTGCTTGATCTATTATAAATTTCAATCCATTCCGGTTCCTCAGAACCGCTAGGGCGTGTGTACATAATTTCATTTATAACAACGGAATTAAAGGGCGGAGGGGGTTGATTAACGTCGAATTCTGCGATTAATTCATTGTTTGTATTGTCTTCATCCGCAGCAAATTCGACAAGTGCAATTAATTGTAAATTTCCGGCAGAAAAAGAACCGATACTAAAGTTTTGTGTAAGTGAATCACCGTCAGCAAGGTTTGTATGGTTAAATGAATTTATTAGTTCACCCGGTTGTGGTGTCGAATCAAAATTTTCATCATTATATAATCTTATCACAAATGTATTTGCTGAATTATTTCCAAGATTTTTTACCTTAACTTGAGAAGTGAGATTTGTGTTTTCAATTAAAGGAAAAGGAGTTACGGTTAAGGAAGTCACAGCCAAATCAAAATCTTTTGGTGCAAGAGAGTTAACATCACCGGGCGTTGCATTGTTTGGACTAACAGACGTTCCCCAATTTGATTGATCATGACTCGGTGAATCATAATCAATTCTTTCTAGTGATCTACCGCTAGTTCCGCCCCAGGAACTAGTATAAGTTAGTGAATCAATTATTAAAGAAGTGCCATCCATTAGTATTGCTTTATCACCAGTATTATTTAGTGCGGGCAGATTGAAAACAATAATGGTAGAATTAATATCAAAAAAATCAGAAACTGTTTCACTTCGTGCTAATACAATAAATTCTCCCGGTGCAATTGTAATTGGATCCACCGTGATATTAACTGTAGTGCCGGCATCTGCAAATTTCCAATTTGCCATATTATAGGTGCTTGGAGATCTATTATATATTTCAATCCATTCCGGTTGACCTGAAGCCGGAGCGTACATAATTTCATTAATAACTACAGAGTTGAAAGGAGGCGGAGGATAATTTACAGTAAACTCCTCAATGAGTTCATTGTTATCGTTGTTTTCATCGGAAGCATAAACAACCAGAGCGATTAGCTGCAACGCTCCGGCAGAAAATGATCCTATATTTAAATTTTGTATTACCGAATCTCCGCTTGCAAGATTACTTAAATTAGCTGAAGCAATTAATTCCCCAGCTTGAGGAGTTAAATCGAAATTTTCATCGTTATAAATTCTTACCGTGTATGTATCGGCAGTATTTTTACCAATATTTTTTACAGTAATATTTGATGTTAGAGTAGTGTTTTCAATCAAGGGAAAAGGAGTTACATTTAATGAAGTAACGGAAAGATCAAAATTCTTGGGTGCAAGAGAGTTGACATCACCGGGTGTCGCATTGTTCGGACTGACAGAAGTTCCCCAATTTGTTTGATCATGACTCGGTGAATCATAATCAATTCTTTCTAGTGATCTACCGCTAGTTCCGCCCCATGAACTTGTGTAGGTTAACGAATCCACAATAAAAGAATTGTTATCCTTCAAAACAGCCCGATCACCAGTATTGTTCAGCGCAGGCAATGAAGTCACTATAATTGTTGAACTTATATCAAAAAAATCTTCTATTGAGGAATTTGCAGAGATAACAATAAATTCATCCGGAGCAATTGTGATCGGATCATTTGTAATTGTTACCTCAGAAACGGCATCGGCAAATTTCCATCCAGCAAGGTTGTAAGTATTCGTAGAACGATTATAGATCTCAATCCATTCCGGTTGACCTGTTGAAGGTGCATACATAATCTCATTTATAATTACAGAATTAAACGGCGGTGGAGGTGGAAGCACATCGAAATTATAAAGCAGTGTATCGTTGAATGCAGCTTCGTCATTAACTAAATCTGCAATACCAATGAGTTGATAATTTCCTTCAGCAAGAGAACCAATGTCAAACTGTTGAATAATTGAATCACCGGAAGCAAGATTGGTTATTGTGAAATCATCAATTAATTCACCGGCTTCGCCAATAGAATTCAAGTTAGCGTCATTATATAGTTTTAAATCAAATGAGGAAGCAGTAAGTGTTCCGTTATTCAATACTTTTACATCTGCGGTTAACAAATCACCTTCAACTGCAGGCGAAGGACTTGTTGTAATGTTTGTAACTGCGACATCTAATTCTGTTGGTGCAACAGAATTCTTAGAGCCGGGTGTTCCGTTTAATACTAATGAATTTGCCCAGTTAGATGAAGTGTTATCGTTATTTAAAATTATTTTTTCATCTGAAATTCCGGCACTGTTATTTGCAGAATATGTATATGTTGAAACTGTATCACCGACTCCGTTGATCAGATAAACTTCTCTATCGGAAGTATTGGCCATCCCGCTGCTTCCGAAAGCATTATCGTCAATTTTTACAATTATTGCCGAACCGGGAATTGAATAGGGAGTATCGTTAGAATCATAGTCACCCTCAACAATAACACCATAACTATTAGGAGCCAATAATGTTGAGCCGCTAAAGACTAATATGAAATCAGAAACACCGGCCACACCAATTTGATAATCAAGCAAGTCTTTTGTTTGAGCTGTCGGATTATATATTTCCACAAACTCATTTCTAGTTCCATTAACACTTGGCGAGAACATAATTTCCGTTAGTATTAAATCAGTCTGTGCAAATAATGAAGTTGTAGATAGAAATAAAATGAGGAATGCTAAGTAGTTTTTTGAAATCACTTTTTGCTCTCAATTTTTTCGAAACTTCTTCAATATAATCAAAATGGAAAAAACAGACACGAACATTAAAAAATTTTGTCGATTATTTAATCTATTTTTGTAAGTAAAATGACCGAAGAAAAACTTACATACAGACAAATACTAATCTTTTGGATACCGTTAGCTGCCACATGGTTAATGATGTCAATCGAAAACCCTATACTTACGGCAATTATTGCGAGAATGGCAGAACCTAAATATAATCTTGCAGCTTACGGTGTTGCTTTCTCTTTTGCTTTGTTAATCGAGTCCCCTGTTATTATGATGATGAGCGCTTCAACGGCACTTGTTAAAGATTATCAATCATATCTAAAACTAAAGAAGTTTACTTACATATTAAATTTCTCTCTAACCGCAATCATGCTGCTGATACTCGTCCCGGTTATCTTTGATTTTATTGCGTACGATTTGATCGCTTTACCGAAAGAAGTTGCCGACTTGACATATATCGCGATGGCTATTCTTGTACCTTGGCCGGGATCAATTGGCTATAGAAGATTCTATCAAGGGATTCTAATCAATTCCAACCAAACAAGAAAAGTAGCGTATGGAACAGTTGTTCGATTAATCTCGATGACCGGAACCGCATTAGTACTTTATTTCTTTTTCGATTTGCATGGCGTAATTGTCGGTGCAAGTGCACTATCAGCCGGAGTAATGATGGAGGCTGTTGCAAGCAAGTTTATGACGAAAAGTATTTTGAATGAATATTTGATTCATGAAAAAGATATAGTCAATGAACTTAGTTTTAAAGAAATATTTGAGTTTTATTATCCTCTTGCATTGACTTCAGTTATTGCGCTCGGCGTTCATCCGATGGTAACATTTTTTCTCGGACAGAGTAGAATGGCATTGGAATCGTTAGCGGTTCTTCCCGTATTAAATGGATTTGTATTTATCTTTAGAGGAATCGGACTTTCTTTTCAAGAAGTTGGTATTGCGTTGCTTGATACAAAAAAGAAATTACACAACTATAAAAAGTTGAGAAATTTTGCGGCATTAGGAGGGACAATCGTTGTTCTCACTTTAGCAATTGTTGCATTCACTCCACTTTCTACTTTTTGGTTTGAAGGTGTTGCCGGTTTAACAATTGATCTTTCAGAATTTTCTATTCCGCCGTTAATGATAATGGCATTAATGCCGGGACTAACATTTTTAATTTCATTTCAAAGATCGGTTTTGGTGAGTTCTAAAAAAACGAAACCAATTACTATTGCAACAATCACAGAAGTATCAAGCATCTTATTAATATTACTTGTTACAATTAAATGGTTAGATTGGGTTGGAGTTATTGCCGCCACTTCTGCTTTTGTGTTGGGAAGACTTGCCGCAAATATTTACTTGATGAAACCGTTTTTAAAAGAAGTTAAACAATATTAATCCGGACAGATAAGTTTAAACCCGCTGCCATGTAAATTTACTATCTCGATTTTACTATCATCCTTTAAGTATCGTCTTAACTTACTGATGTAAACATCCATACTTCTGGATGTAAAATAATTATCATCTTTCCAGATATGTTTTAAAGCAGCCGTTCGATCCAACAATTGATTTCTGTTTATGCAAAGCAGCTTAAGTAATTCAGCTTCTTTGGAAGTCAATTTGATTTCAGAGTTTTTAGAAGCAAGAACTCTTTTGTTATAATCAAATCGAAAGTTGCCAATTATATATTCAGTTCTGTTATCTTCGAAAAGTAAATTAGAATTTTCAACACGCTTTAAAACATTCTTCATCCGCAATAATAACTCTTCTGTGCTGAAGGGTTTAGTTAAATAATCATCTGCACCGATTTTTAATCCTTCAACTCTATCTTCGGTCATTGATTTGGCTGTTAAAAATATTATTGGTGTTGACTTATCATTCAAGCGAATTTTTTTCGCAAGTGAAAATCCGTCTAATTTAGGCATCATAATATCAAGAATTAGCAAGTCATACTTTGTTTGTGAATATTTTTGAAATCCTTCTTCACCGTTTTTTGCCAAGGTTACCTTATAACCCTTCATTGATAAATAATCGGTTAAAACTATTCCAAGATTTTCATCATCTTCAACAAGTAAAATGTTTTTATTCATTATCGACTACCGGTAAAGTGATTGTAAATGTACTTCCGAAATTTACTTTGCTAATCAGTTCAATTTTACCATTATGCGCGGTCACCATTTTTTTAACGTAACTAAGACCAATTCCGTTTCCTTTTACATTATGAATATTTCCGGTAGGTACTCTGTAAAAAGTTTCGAATATTTTTGCTTGATGTTCCTTGGAAATTCCAATACCGTTATCCTTGAACGAAATTAATATTGACGAATTTTTATTTACCGTGCTGATTTCAAGTTTAGGCTTTGCTTCATTATACTTAACGGCATTCTCTAAAATATTTTTAAAAACATTTGAAAGATGAAACTTATCAACTAATGAAAAGCTATTTGCGGCATTAAGGAATAAAGTTACTTCAGCAGAATGCATTTTAAAAAATGTTGAGTTATCCTCGACAACTTTTTCAATTATCGAATGAATGCTTAACTTCTCTAATTTTAGTTT
It contains:
- a CDS encoding response regulator transcription factor — its product is MNKNILLVEDDENLGIVLTDYLSMKGYKVTLAKNGEEGFQKYSQTKYDLLILDIMMPKLDGFSLAKKIRLNDKSTPIIFLTAKSMTEDRVEGLKIGADDYLTKPFSTEELLLRMKNVLKRVENSNLLFEDNRTEYIIGNFRFDYNKRVLASKNSEIKLTSKEAELLKLLCINRNQLLDRTAALKHIWKDDNYFTSRSMDVYISKLRRYLKDDSKIEIVNLHGSGFKLICPD